A region from the SAR202 cluster bacterium genome encodes:
- a CDS encoding type II toxin-antitoxin system VapC family toxin, with protein MDGGSAVLSGFLDTSVVVRYLTGDPPAMAAAARSIIELGKDLILTEAVIAEIAFVLEDTYRVPRPETVENLTQLLLRQNIRVYGRDKKTVVFALQMCSTSRRVSYVDALLWAAAGASETPTVYTFDQRFPDNNIRTSEALEEG; from the coding sequence ATGGACGGAGGAAGTGCCGTCTTGAGCGGATTCCTCGACACGAGCGTGGTGGTGCGGTACCTGACTGGAGACCCGCCGGCGATGGCGGCTGCCGCCAGGTCGATCATTGAACTCGGAAAGGACCTTATCCTGACGGAGGCTGTTATAGCGGAAATTGCATTCGTGCTTGAGGACACTTACCGTGTCCCTCGACCGGAGACTGTCGAGAACCTCACTCAACTGCTGCTGCGGCAAAATATTCGCGTCTACGGCCGTGATAAGAAGACGGTCGTTTTTGCATTGCAGATGTGTTCCACGTCCCGGCGCGTGTCGTATGTAGACGCTCTGCTCTGGGCCGCCGCCGGCGCTAGCGAGACACCGACTGTCTACACCTTTGATCAGAGGTTCCCCGATAACAATATTCGGACCTCCGAGGCGTTGGAAGAAGGTTAG
- a CDS encoding thioredoxin family protein has translation MRISLRFSLFAAIALAVTTACNNGGTDPTPTATIPTATASAAAPTTPAGQALTVFAAGTDYAVGPNRFAFAAIDAQGDPIRTPQASATFVFLDTEPIQARAQAVAEFVSWPAGTSGVYVTQVNLDAAGRWGIIITVKDASNATLEGTAGFEVKAESPTPSVGERPPASVNKTARSVSDLTKISTSISPDADLYQMTIAEAMESGKPTIVTFATPAYCTSATCGPQVDIVSEVKDDFKGRVNFIHVEVYDNPDEIQGDLKKAVLSPVLREWGLPSEPYTFILDEAGLVAAKYEGFVTKGEMKEGLNELLGN, from the coding sequence TTGCGAATCTCCCTCCGATTCTCACTCTTCGCCGCAATTGCCCTGGCCGTGACCACTGCCTGCAACAACGGCGGCACAGACCCCACGCCTACCGCCACGATCCCCACTGCAACAGCATCTGCCGCGGCCCCTACCACTCCGGCAGGCCAGGCCCTGACGGTATTCGCGGCCGGGACGGACTACGCCGTGGGACCCAACCGCTTCGCGTTCGCCGCCATCGACGCCCAAGGCGACCCTATTCGCACGCCCCAGGCGTCAGCGACTTTTGTGTTCCTGGACACGGAGCCCATCCAGGCGCGCGCGCAGGCGGTCGCCGAGTTCGTCTCGTGGCCGGCGGGAACGTCGGGAGTATACGTTACCCAAGTCAACCTCGACGCGGCCGGGCGATGGGGAATCATCATTACCGTAAAAGACGCGTCGAACGCCACGCTTGAAGGCACGGCCGGCTTCGAGGTCAAGGCCGAAAGCCCCACACCCTCAGTAGGCGAGAGGCCACCGGCGAGCGTGAACAAGACGGCCCGAAGCGTCAGCGACCTGACAAAGATCAGCACTTCTATCTCGCCCGACGCCGACCTGTACCAGATGACCATCGCTGAGGCGATGGAGTCCGGAAAGCCCACAATTGTGACCTTCGCCACCCCTGCGTATTGCACGTCAGCCACGTGCGGTCCTCAGGTGGATATTGTTTCCGAGGTTAAGGACGACTTCAAAGGCCGCGTGAACTTCATCCACGTCGAGGTCTATGACAATCCGGACGAAATCCAGGGCGACCTCAAAAAGGCCGTTCTTTCACCCGTTCTGAGGGAGTGGGGGCTGCCGTCAGAGCCCTACACTTTCATTCTGGACGAGGCCGGGCTCGTGGCAGCAAAGTACGAGGGATTCGTGACGAAAGGTGAGATGAAGGAAGGACTCAATGAGTTACTTGGCAACTAG
- a CDS encoding type II toxin-antitoxin system ParD family antitoxin: MNVSLTPELEKYVRDKVDSGSYITSSEVVREALRLLQERDRIYESRLAELRREIKKGLSSPDAGELDFEAVKREGLKRLSENRG; this comes from the coding sequence ATGAACGTCTCACTCACTCCCGAGCTCGAGAAATATGTACGCGATAAGGTCGACTCCGGCAGCTACATCACCTCCAGCGAGGTAGTCCGCGAAGCCTTGCGCCTCCTGCAGGAGCGCGACCGCATCTACGAGTCCCGCCTGGCAGAGCTGCGCAGGGAGATAAAGAAGGGACTCAGCAGTCCGGACGCCGGCGAACTGGATTTCGAAGCTGTCAAGCGAGAAGGCCTCAAGAGACTTTCGGAGAACCGCGGTTAA
- a CDS encoding DUF1800 domain-containing protein has protein sequence MADAGLALYAHLMRRAGFGYRIGDLEKMAEKGYEQCVEDLLHPERFPDIEVDLLERYYGTGNLGWSYQWWHRMINSPRHLHEKMTLFWHHLFATGDSKASHTPSAHGQIDTFRRVALSDFRTLLTELSKDPAMIFWLDNNENLKEEPNENYGRELLELFSMGVGNYTEQDVKAAAQAFTGWTLATPIPGAGSRYGGYPSRFVYRDEEHNYGVKTFLGETGRFNGEDIIDIVCRQPATSRFLARHLYSFFVEDEPPVSAWNEIPPKNVRAIEQLAEVFAETNGDIKAVLRTIFNSEWFKQAEFKRVKSPVELVTGVLKLVGTYRGPDPDFADYFGQAGHMGQSLLNPLTVEGWPNGTGWIDGGTLNMRVNFAVNEVSDASKPGIQQMIARLEAESPVQPDDFVSRCIEYVGPAPIRGETRLGLLNAAMRDGPLDFKDESKRKFNEALVSRMVQLVVSTREYQLC, from the coding sequence ATGGCGGATGCCGGACTGGCCCTCTACGCCCACCTCATGCGACGCGCAGGCTTCGGCTATCGCATCGGCGACCTTGAAAAGATGGCGGAGAAGGGCTACGAGCAGTGCGTCGAGGACCTCCTCCACCCGGAGCGCTTCCCGGACATCGAGGTGGACCTCCTGGAGCGGTACTACGGCACCGGCAACCTCGGCTGGTCGTACCAGTGGTGGCACCGCATGATCAACTCCCCGCGCCATCTCCACGAGAAGATGACCCTCTTCTGGCACCACCTGTTCGCCACCGGCGACTCCAAGGCCAGCCACACCCCGTCCGCGCACGGCCAGATAGACACCTTCCGCCGCGTCGCGCTGTCCGACTTCCGGACGCTGCTGACCGAGCTCTCGAAGGACCCTGCGATGATATTCTGGCTGGACAATAACGAGAACCTCAAGGAAGAGCCGAACGAGAACTACGGCAGAGAGCTCCTGGAGCTCTTCTCAATGGGCGTCGGCAACTACACAGAGCAGGACGTCAAGGCCGCCGCGCAGGCGTTCACCGGCTGGACTCTCGCGACGCCTATCCCCGGCGCGGGCAGCCGCTACGGCGGCTACCCGTCCCGCTTCGTCTACCGCGACGAGGAGCACAACTACGGCGTCAAGACGTTCCTCGGCGAGACCGGCCGCTTCAACGGCGAGGACATCATCGATATCGTCTGCCGCCAGCCCGCCACATCGCGGTTCCTGGCCCGCCACCTGTACAGCTTCTTCGTGGAGGACGAGCCGCCCGTCTCCGCCTGGAACGAGATTCCCCCGAAGAACGTCCGGGCCATCGAGCAGCTCGCCGAGGTCTTCGCCGAGACGAACGGGGATATCAAGGCCGTCCTGAGGACGATCTTCAACTCGGAGTGGTTCAAGCAGGCGGAGTTCAAGCGCGTCAAGAGCCCGGTCGAGCTCGTCACCGGCGTCCTGAAGCTCGTCGGCACCTACCGCGGGCCGGACCCCGACTTCGCGGACTACTTCGGCCAGGCCGGCCACATGGGCCAGAGTCTTCTGAACCCGCTCACCGTCGAGGGATGGCCCAACGGCACCGGCTGGATCGACGGCGGCACGCTGAACATGCGCGTCAACTTCGCCGTGAACGAGGTCTCGGACGCCTCCAAGCCCGGCATCCAGCAGATGATCGCGCGACTGGAGGCAGAAAGCCCAGTCCAGCCGGACGACTTCGTTTCGCGCTGCATCGAGTATGTCGGCCCCGCGCCCATCCGCGGCGAGACCCGCCTAGGCCTCTTGAACGCCGCCATGCGCGACGGCCCCCTGGACTTCAAAGACGAGTCAAAGCGCAAATTCAACGAGGCCCTCGTCTCCCGCATGGTCCAGCTAGTCGTCTCAACAAGGGAATACCAGCTCTGCTGA
- a CDS encoding pyridoxal phosphate-dependent aminotransferase: MPVSKKIRSFMQQGSWIRKMFEEGIVLKQKYGAENVYDLSLGNPIMEPPPQFAAELKRIADSDIAGLHRYMPNAGYQDTRAAVAAQLSCETGMPFTAEHIVMTVGAGGAINVVMRTLLDPGDEVVIFAPYFVEYMFYADNHGATCKVVPCDDRFLPDMAALETAIGPRTRIVLTSSPNNPTGVVYPAETLAAMGAVVRRKEKEYGTEIYLLSDEPYRKIIFDGKTYPQVFPHHARSIVATSHSKDLALPGERIGFIAVNPGCSDLAELMGGLVFSNRTLGFVNAPALMQHIVKRLQDVTVDVGQYERKRDFLFKSLTEIGYSIVRPGGAFYIFPKSPIADDVAFVDELRKQRVLVVPGRGFGMPGYFRIAYCTDDRTLQGALPGFQTAFRAVGK, from the coding sequence ATGCCCGTATCCAAGAAGATTCGATCCTTTATGCAGCAGGGCTCCTGGATTCGAAAGATGTTCGAGGAAGGGATCGTGCTGAAGCAGAAGTACGGCGCTGAGAACGTCTACGACCTTTCTCTCGGCAACCCCATCATGGAGCCGCCGCCACAGTTTGCCGCCGAGCTGAAACGCATCGCGGACAGCGACATCGCGGGCCTGCACCGGTACATGCCCAACGCAGGCTACCAGGACACGCGCGCCGCCGTGGCGGCGCAGCTCTCGTGTGAGACGGGCATGCCCTTCACCGCAGAGCATATTGTGATGACAGTTGGGGCCGGCGGCGCGATCAACGTCGTCATGCGGACTCTTTTGGACCCCGGCGACGAGGTTGTAATATTCGCGCCGTACTTTGTGGAGTACATGTTCTATGCGGACAACCACGGCGCTACGTGCAAGGTAGTCCCGTGCGACGACCGGTTCCTGCCGGACATGGCCGCGCTTGAGACGGCCATCGGCCCGCGCACGCGGATCGTGCTCACCAGCTCGCCCAACAATCCGACCGGCGTCGTCTACCCCGCGGAGACGCTGGCAGCGATGGGTGCGGTGGTCAGGAGAAAAGAGAAGGAGTACGGGACTGAAATCTACCTTCTGAGCGACGAGCCGTACCGCAAGATCATCTTCGATGGGAAGACATACCCGCAGGTGTTCCCGCACCATGCCCGCTCCATCGTCGCCACCTCCCACTCCAAGGACCTGGCGCTGCCCGGGGAGCGCATCGGCTTCATCGCGGTCAATCCCGGATGCTCCGATCTAGCGGAGCTGATGGGCGGGCTCGTCTTCAGTAACCGCACGCTGGGATTTGTGAACGCGCCGGCGCTGATGCAGCACATCGTAAAGAGGCTCCAGGATGTGACCGTGGACGTTGGCCAGTACGAGAGGAAGCGCGACTTCCTTTTCAAGAGCCTCACTGAGATCGGCTACTCCATCGTCCGGCCCGGCGGGGCGTTCTACATATTCCCGAAGTCGCCCATCGCCGACGACGTTGCCTTCGTGGACGAGCTTCGCAAGCAGCGCGTGCTCGTCGTGCCAGGCCGCGGCTTCGGCATGCCCGGCTACTTCCGCATCGCCTATTGCACCGACGACCGCACCCTGCAAGGTGCGCTTCCGGGGTTCCAGACGGCGTTCCGGGCGGTCGGCAAATGA
- a CDS encoding 6-bladed beta-propeller, which yields MSRPYALLRAGYPYFRTIGEFMRMHFPADVAIHKDGRVFSFQTGSRYSKGKSGSIMVTDIEDKNYGSFAWRSDGTPLPHSWFLWPCQMVFDLKQEVLFCTDQADPRIQLFRIDDHYPEYLGRWGEGGSAPGQMKSPAGIACDMDNNIWIVDAGNHRVQKFTRDGKFLMQFGGFGTAEGQFDTPWGIYVDELGQVYVSDWRNDRVQVFNMDGRFQWQLGRPGAGNGEIKRPAGIHVDTDGDIYVADWGNNRVQLFTPDGRYVQQFHGDATLSKSQVARMYQRSGKQKRMREDADLEQEKYFTRPRSVRVDHRGYMFVPDYEHYRIQIYKKEAYPLDESQILPPFKVPTLNAN from the coding sequence ATGTCCCGCCCATACGCCCTGCTTCGCGCCGGTTACCCTTACTTCAGGACCATCGGCGAGTTCATGCGCATGCACTTCCCGGCGGACGTCGCCATCCACAAGGACGGCCGCGTCTTCTCGTTCCAGACGGGCAGCCGCTACTCCAAGGGCAAGTCCGGCTCCATCATGGTCACAGACATCGAGGACAAGAACTACGGCAGCTTCGCGTGGCGCTCGGACGGCACGCCTCTCCCCCACTCCTGGTTCCTCTGGCCCTGCCAGATGGTCTTCGACCTCAAGCAAGAGGTCCTCTTCTGCACGGACCAGGCAGACCCGCGCATCCAGTTGTTCCGCATAGACGATCACTACCCAGAGTACCTGGGCCGCTGGGGCGAGGGCGGCAGCGCCCCCGGCCAGATGAAGAGCCCCGCCGGCATCGCCTGCGACATGGATAACAACATCTGGATCGTCGATGCCGGCAACCACCGCGTCCAGAAGTTCACACGCGACGGCAAGTTCCTCATGCAGTTCGGCGGATTCGGCACAGCCGAGGGCCAGTTCGACACCCCCTGGGGCATATACGTAGACGAGCTGGGCCAGGTGTACGTATCCGATTGGCGCAACGACCGCGTACAGGTCTTCAATATGGACGGCAGATTCCAGTGGCAGCTCGGCCGCCCCGGCGCCGGGAACGGCGAGATCAAGCGCCCCGCGGGCATACATGTGGACACCGACGGCGATATATACGTAGCCGACTGGGGCAACAACCGCGTACAGCTCTTCACCCCGGACGGCCGCTACGTACAACAATTCCACGGAGACGCCACCCTCTCAAAGTCCCAGGTCGCCAGGATGTACCAGCGCTCGGGCAAGCAGAAGAGGATGAGGGAGGATGCGGACCTGGAGCAGGAGAAGTACTTCACGAGGCCGCGCTCGGTCCGCGTGGACCATCGCGGGTACATGTTCGTGCCGGACTACGAGCACTACCGCATCCAGATATACAAGAAAGAGGCTTACCCTCTGGATGAGTCGCAGATCCTCCCTCCGTTCAAGGTGCCGACGCTGAATGCGAATTGA
- a CDS encoding aldo/keto reductase, with amino-acid sequence MSGARMQYRTLGRSGIKVSLLGLGTGGERRLGQTEGLSQEQQTAFVRKSLDLGINFFDTSEGYGQSEAILGEALKGVPRSSYVLATKWQHDGRQGADPLMTRGAQGMVDSLETSLKRLRTDHVEVLMFHGIHPGTYNTIFERFLPTMLRLKEQGKVRLTGFSERFPEDPAHTAAAMGVKQHPAQ; translated from the coding sequence ATGTCAGGAGCACGAATGCAGTACCGCACTTTGGGGCGTAGTGGGATAAAGGTATCGCTGCTTGGGCTCGGGACCGGCGGGGAGCGCCGGCTCGGCCAGACGGAAGGACTCTCGCAGGAGCAGCAAACGGCCTTCGTCCGAAAATCGCTCGATCTCGGAATCAACTTCTTCGACACATCTGAGGGCTACGGCCAGAGTGAGGCCATCCTGGGCGAGGCGCTGAAGGGCGTCCCACGTTCGTCCTACGTGCTCGCCACCAAGTGGCAGCACGACGGCAGGCAAGGCGCCGACCCACTCATGACGCGCGGCGCCCAGGGCATGGTGGACTCGCTTGAAACGAGCCTGAAACGACTTCGGACGGACCATGTGGAAGTCCTCATGTTCCACGGCATCCACCCGGGCACATACAACACGATCTTCGAGCGGTTCCTCCCCACGATGCTTCGCCTCAAGGAGCAGGGCAAGGTCCGGCTCACCGGGTTCAGCGAGCGCTTCCCTGAAGACCCGGCGCATACTGCCGCCGCCATGGGCGTGAAGCAGCACCCGGCGCAATGA
- a CDS encoding YihY/virulence factor BrkB family protein, giving the protein MVGVVKERLDNLYSSTGLRRRVKAVRRRLERNFLAVLVWRTIKEIQADDVTHFAAGIGYYVMFSIFPLLLGLTALMSFFLESEEAQRSFLDFIRENLPGSGAFLEDNLEAVQGLRGALGIFAILGLMWTGSAVFGAINRAINRAWDIHKDRPFYKAKPRQLFMALCIALLFIASIAAASFVRIAAELAEANADVPEFLLAGGLRIALQVSSFVLTLMIFLMVYKFLPNTKTYWKYVWPGAILGAVLFEIGKAVFLTYIQQFANFENVYGSLAPVIALMLWAYYSSIILLVGAELNAEFALMKKGLHKGELVVDDIEELPSVDWKETPDGAPKPEEAVKAHDR; this is encoded by the coding sequence ATGGTCGGCGTCGTCAAAGAAAGGCTCGATAATCTCTATTCCAGCACCGGGCTAAGGCGGAGGGTCAAGGCCGTTCGGCGCAGGCTGGAGCGCAACTTTCTCGCAGTGCTGGTCTGGAGAACGATCAAGGAGATCCAGGCAGACGACGTAACGCACTTCGCGGCGGGCATCGGCTACTATGTGATGTTCTCCATCTTCCCGCTGCTGCTGGGGCTCACCGCGCTGATGTCGTTCTTCCTGGAGTCAGAAGAGGCGCAGCGCTCGTTCCTGGACTTCATCAGAGAGAACCTCCCGGGCTCCGGGGCGTTCCTGGAAGACAACCTGGAGGCTGTGCAAGGGCTTCGGGGCGCCCTGGGCATATTCGCCATCCTGGGCCTGATGTGGACGGGGAGCGCGGTTTTCGGCGCCATCAACCGGGCCATCAACCGGGCCTGGGATATTCATAAGGACAGACCATTTTACAAGGCCAAGCCCCGGCAGCTTTTCATGGCGCTGTGCATTGCGCTGCTCTTCATAGCGTCCATCGCCGCCGCCAGCTTCGTTCGGATCGCGGCCGAGCTCGCGGAGGCCAACGCGGACGTGCCGGAGTTCCTGCTCGCCGGCGGGCTGAGAATCGCCCTGCAGGTATCGTCCTTTGTGTTGACCCTTATGATCTTCCTGATGGTCTACAAGTTCCTTCCCAACACAAAGACGTATTGGAAGTACGTGTGGCCCGGGGCCATCCTTGGGGCGGTGCTTTTCGAGATCGGCAAGGCGGTTTTCCTGACATACATCCAGCAGTTCGCCAACTTCGAGAATGTCTACGGCTCGCTGGCGCCCGTCATAGCGCTCATGCTTTGGGCGTACTACAGCAGCATAATCCTGCTTGTGGGTGCGGAGCTGAACGCGGAGTTTGCGCTCATGAAAAAGGGGCTTCACAAGGGCGAGCTTGTGGTGGATGATATCGAGGAGCTGCCGTCAGTCGATTGGAAAGAGACTCCGGACGGCGCTCCCAAACCCGAAGAGGCAGTCAAAGCACATGACCGATGA
- a CDS encoding Gfo/Idh/MocA family oxidoreductase has product MPFMCRISPECGDIQRISVQDEQIPLRIVRVKRGAATQRAVIGIIAAVSNGGRGGHSCGRHGLVKTADARYRVGAIGCGRKGTQQARAFDLHPRTQIVAAADTDPENLELFCKRFNVPGYSSYREMLAKEKIDIASTILPTSVNPEVVIGCAEVGVKAILCEKPMASSLALADRMVEMCRDRGIPLAAGDMFRNQSQFWEARRLIDAGELGDVQIINVYHHSDQISGTGCQPLSIMRMFAQDADVDWIFGWVTGAAAEDSEETKQVLDAFSDDDQGMAGVVRFANGVEGHIHYKEAPQYEIEVLCSRGVFATDCRSFRLWKARGGANAARVVPADLEEAKGLFSDPAMGRDQYDKHGWMQLGSRVMDTVQSVVDSVDQGIEPRASGDNGRKVLEIAIGLRESERRGMTAVKFPLLDRSLTLTPKKGRMFNKKEVYGRQWYAEQIGRARQ; this is encoded by the coding sequence TTGCCTTTCATGTGCCGGATATCCCCGGAGTGCGGCGATATCCAGCGAATATCGGTACAAGATGAACAGATACCACTGCGGATTGTCCGTGTCAAGAGAGGGGCGGCCACACAGCGTGCCGTAATTGGTATAATCGCGGCGGTTAGCAATGGCGGACGGGGCGGACATTCCTGCGGGAGGCACGGATTGGTCAAGACAGCCGACGCCAGGTACCGAGTCGGGGCCATAGGGTGCGGGAGGAAGGGGACCCAGCAAGCGCGGGCTTTCGATCTTCATCCCAGGACGCAGATCGTCGCTGCGGCTGATACGGACCCGGAGAACCTGGAGCTTTTCTGCAAGAGGTTTAACGTTCCGGGTTATTCGAGCTACCGGGAGATGCTCGCGAAGGAAAAGATCGATATCGCCTCGACGATATTGCCGACGAGCGTGAACCCCGAAGTGGTCATCGGCTGCGCGGAAGTCGGCGTGAAGGCTATCCTCTGCGAGAAGCCGATGGCGTCGAGCCTGGCGCTGGCGGACCGGATGGTGGAGATGTGCAGGGACCGCGGGATTCCCCTGGCCGCGGGGGACATGTTCCGAAACCAGTCCCAGTTCTGGGAGGCCCGCCGCCTGATTGACGCCGGTGAACTGGGAGATGTCCAGATCATCAATGTATATCACCACTCGGACCAGATTTCTGGGACGGGCTGCCAGCCTCTGAGCATCATGCGAATGTTCGCCCAGGACGCCGATGTGGACTGGATTTTCGGTTGGGTAACGGGAGCGGCCGCCGAGGACTCGGAGGAGACGAAACAGGTCCTCGATGCTTTCAGCGACGACGATCAGGGCATGGCCGGAGTTGTCCGGTTCGCCAACGGAGTCGAAGGGCACATCCACTACAAGGAGGCGCCCCAGTACGAAATCGAAGTGCTATGCAGCCGAGGGGTTTTCGCCACCGACTGCCGGAGCTTCCGGCTCTGGAAGGCGAGGGGCGGAGCAAACGCGGCCAGGGTTGTTCCTGCGGACCTTGAGGAAGCGAAGGGGCTATTCTCCGACCCTGCGATGGGTCGGGACCAGTACGATAAGCATGGGTGGATGCAGCTAGGCAGCCGTGTCATGGATACCGTCCAATCGGTCGTCGACTCGGTGGACCAGGGCATTGAGCCGCGCGCCAGCGGCGACAACGGCCGCAAGGTGCTCGAGATAGCCATCGGCTTGAGAGAGTCGGAGCGGCGGGGAATGACCGCCGTGAAATTCCCCCTCCTGGACCGAAGCCTGACGTTGACGCCGAAGAAGGGGCGCATGTTCAACAAGAAAGAGGTGTACGGCAGGCAGTGGTATGCGGAGCAGATCGGTCGGGCACGGCAGTAG
- a CDS encoding pyridoxal-phosphate dependent enzyme, with protein sequence MVQHYLICTRCTNQMASGMNAVGCDRCGGPLDVGYVPDGSSTYYDKRRGMHVPLPISGIESLQAVSMGEGNTPTVQLTAVGGMLGAREIRAKLEYLGPTGSFKDRGTVIMMAMALEAGVKEVVEDSSGNAGASVSAYAARVGIKAHIFAPATAPAAKLRQIKAYGATVHSIEGPREAATAAAVAFYKERGMVYTSHVLSPYFAEGTKVFAYETAEQMRDSIPAHIVFPVGNGSLIIGAWKGFTELQRAGRIARMPKLHCVQARGVMPIVTAATGKQRPAGVSGTVAGGIAVGAPARKEQVVSVVKASQGSIIAVDDADTLRWQKALCEREGIFGEPTSAAGFAGLEALIKRGDIGPAETVLVPVTGFGLKDAIAPG encoded by the coding sequence ATGGTCCAACACTACCTGATTTGCACCCGCTGCACCAACCAGATGGCATCGGGCATGAACGCCGTCGGCTGCGACCGCTGCGGCGGCCCCCTGGACGTTGGGTATGTGCCGGACGGCTCCAGCACGTACTACGACAAGCGGCGCGGGATGCACGTGCCTCTCCCCATCTCCGGCATAGAGTCGCTGCAGGCAGTGTCCATGGGCGAGGGCAACACACCCACGGTTCAGCTCACCGCGGTGGGTGGCATGCTCGGCGCGCGCGAAATTCGCGCGAAGCTCGAGTACCTGGGTCCGACCGGCTCCTTCAAGGACCGCGGGACCGTGATCATGATGGCGATGGCGTTGGAGGCGGGGGTCAAGGAGGTAGTGGAGGACTCGTCGGGTAACGCCGGAGCTTCTGTTTCCGCGTACGCAGCCAGGGTGGGCATCAAGGCGCATATCTTTGCGCCGGCCACGGCGCCGGCCGCGAAGCTCCGCCAGATAAAGGCCTACGGCGCAACGGTGCACTCGATCGAGGGGCCGCGCGAGGCCGCCACGGCGGCGGCAGTGGCGTTCTACAAGGAGCGCGGGATGGTCTACACCTCGCACGTCCTAAGCCCGTACTTCGCAGAGGGCACGAAGGTGTTCGCGTACGAGACCGCCGAGCAGATGCGAGACAGCATTCCTGCGCACATTGTCTTCCCCGTTGGAAACGGCTCGCTGATCATCGGCGCGTGGAAGGGCTTTACGGAGCTGCAGCGGGCGGGACGCATCGCGAGGATGCCGAAACTGCACTGCGTGCAGGCCCGAGGCGTCATGCCGATCGTTACTGCGGCGACGGGAAAGCAGCGGCCGGCCGGCGTGTCCGGCACGGTGGCGGGCGGCATCGCGGTCGGCGCCCCGGCGCGCAAGGAGCAGGTCGTGAGCGTGGTGAAGGCGTCGCAGGGCTCAATCATCGCAGTCGACGATGCGGACACGCTCCGCTGGCAGAAGGCGCTTTGCGAGCGCGAGGGGATATTCGGCGAGCCCACCTCCGCCGCGGGGTTTGCGGGCCTTGAAGCGCTCATCAAGCGCGGCGACATCGGCCCTGCCGAGACCGTCCTCGTGCCGGTGACAGGCTTCGGCCTGAAGGACGCTATCGCGCCCGGCTAA
- a CDS encoding AbrB/MazE/SpoVT family DNA-binding domain-containing protein: MGHKVGLKGQVVIQKELRDKLGVEAGWDTVQRAVDNHLEIHFVPPEHNRSLAGTLSRYVRTSVPDEESFNDAADRAWRAAAWERVDGWTEEVPS; the protein is encoded by the coding sequence ATGGGACATAAAGTAGGACTAAAGGGCCAGGTAGTTATCCAGAAAGAACTTCGCGATAAGCTCGGGGTTGAAGCGGGGTGGGACACGGTGCAACGGGCTGTCGACAACCATCTGGAGATACACTTCGTTCCGCCGGAGCACAATCGCTCACTTGCAGGAACCCTGTCAAGGTACGTGCGGACGTCGGTACCTGACGAAGAGTCGTTTAACGACGCGGCCGACAGGGCATGGCGAGCGGCCGCGTGGGAACGGGTTGACGGATGGACGGAGGAAGTGCCGTCTTGA
- a CDS encoding type II toxin-antitoxin system RelE/ParE family toxin, translating into MGVLRKRAQAYEDLLEIWACIARDSLEAADGLIDSLEALCRLLADNPGMGRPRPDLTPDLRSATKGRYAIFYMPIQNGVEVIRVLNLSRWIDAGTFEGSI; encoded by the coding sequence ATGGGAGTATTACGCAAGCGGGCACAAGCCTATGAAGACCTGCTCGAGATCTGGGCATGCATAGCCCGGGACAGTCTCGAAGCAGCGGACGGCCTCATTGACTCCCTGGAGGCCCTTTGTCGACTGCTTGCCGATAACCCAGGTATGGGAAGGCCCCGCCCGGACCTTACGCCCGACCTTCGGAGCGCCACCAAGGGTCGTTACGCCATCTTCTATATGCCCATTCAAAACGGCGTCGAGGTCATCAGAGTCCTCAATCTGTCGCGCTGGATAGATGCCGGCACCTTCGAAGGTTCAATCTGA